In Halanaerobiaceae bacterium ANBcell28, the genomic window AGTAATTTTAATTAACAAACTTCAAGAAGTAATAATTGATGGTATAGCTCTAGATGATGAAGCTGTCGAAAATTATTATAATGAAAATATTGAAGAGTTTAATAGAGATGAAGAGGTAGAAGCAAGTCATATTTTAGTGGAAACTGCAGAAAAGGCTGAAGAAGTTATGGTAAAATTAAATAATGGTGCAGATTTTGCTGATATGGCTAGAGAATATTCTACTGATGGTTCAGCTAACCAAGGTGGTACTTTAGGTTCTTTCGCTAGAGGCGTTATGATTCCAGAGTTTGAAAATGTAGCTTTTGAAATGGAAGTAGGAGAGATTAGTGATATTGTAGAAACTCAATTTGGATATCACATCATCAAAGTTACTGGTTCTACTGAAGCTGGTATTGTTACTCTAGAAGAAGCTAGAGAAGATATTGAAAGAGTATTATTGCACCAAAAAGAAGCAGATGCTATAAATAGCTATATTGAAAATTTAGAAGAACAAGCTGACATTGAAATTAAAATATAATAATTTAATATATTAATGAATAATATATAAAAATAGCCCAATATTGGGCTATTTTTATTTATCTAATAAAACTTTGTGTTATGATATTATTCTTTTGCTAGATCACTTCTAGTATTATAGGTTTCATTTTTAGTGTTATTTAAGTCTTTTCTCTCTAAATCAAT contains:
- a CDS encoding peptidylprolyl isomerase: MKKAGLLLLAIVLFAIPVLALNNTMGNVEEGNIAAVVNGENITIAEVDQAINLNGLMNSLMQVDQMLVQLIFTTEAGQDLLNEYRKQALDGIILERILLQEIVNQDLSFTDEEKDEFFYEQLEIIKAQNQMTEEDLLMVLGQQGIESIDMFKEIFMTDNEQVILINKLQEVIIDGIALDDEAVENYYNENIEEFNRDEEVEASHILVETAEKAEEVMVKLNNGADFADMAREYSTDGSANQGGTLGSFARGVMIPEFENVAFEMEVGEISDIVETQFGYHIIKVTGSTEAGIVTLEEAREDIERVLLHQKEADAINSYIENLEEQADIEIKI